The Sulfurirhabdus autotrophica genome contains the following window.
GGCGCTGCACGATGCGCTTACCCAACTCCCCAACCGAATCTTGCTGGAAGACCATCTGCATCAGGCCATTGCGCGGGCTCAGCGCAGCAATTCCAAAGTGGCCATGGGGTTTATAGATCTGGATCATTTCAAGCACATCAATGACACGCTGGGGCACAAAGCAGGCGACACAGTACTGGTTACATTAAGTAAGCGCTTACAAGCCGTATTACGTGGTATAGACACGCTTTCTCGCTGGGGAGGAGACGAATTTGTTGTGTTGCTGCCAGATGCCAACAACGAAGGTGATATTCGGAGAATTGCGGAGCGCTTGCGTGAAGCAGCACGGGAAAGTATTGATCTGGATGGCGTAGAAACAAAGCTCACAATCAGTATCGGGTTTGCCGTTTATCCGGATGATGCCAATAGCGCTGAAACGCTTATGAGCGTGGCGGACCACACTATGTTCCACGCAAAAAGCGTGGGACGAAATAATGTGCAATTTTTTCAGGATATCCATAACAAGTCACTGGATAAAGAAAATGTGTTATTGCAGACCCGCCTCAGCCGCGCAATTCACGAAAAAACACTTCAGGTTTTCTATCAGCCGATATTCGATGCCGGTACGGGACAAGTCGTCTCTCTGGAAGCATTGGCCCGGTGGCATGACGAACAAAATGGCTGGATCGGTCCGGATATCTTCATTCCAATGGCAGAGCACCTGGGCATCATTCATGAACTGGGCGAGCAAATTTTCGACCATACATTAGAGCGGCTTAAAGGGTGGCGCGAATCCAATCTGCCGGTACAGGCCTCTGTCAACATTTCGCGCGCGCAATTATTTGCACCCGCGTTTGTAGAAAAACTGAAGCAAAAAGTTGCCCAATATGGTTTAACCCCGCAGGATCTCGTGCTTGAAATTACTGAAAGCGTGGCATTGCTTGATCTTTCTTACGAATCCAGGCGCCTGAACGAACTGCATGACGCTGGATTTACTATTGCCATTGATGATTTTGGAACCGGCTATTCTGCCTTGTCCCAGTTACATTCGATGCCGGTAGACATCCTCAAAATAGACACTTCCTTTACATCGCGGCTCGATACAGAAGATGGTCGGCGTATTGTCCAGGCCATTGTGCAAATGGCGGATGCACTCAGTCTGAAAATGATTGTAGAAGGGGTGGAAAACGCTGAAACCGCGCATTACCTGCAAACTCTAGGGGTAACGCATATGCAGGGCAACTATTTCAGCGAAGCGTTGCCAGCGGGTCTGTGCCAGATGGTACTGGAAGCCAGTCCCAGTTTATTTTAGTCACTCGATCAATTCACAGTGATAGCTGCTCATGCCCAGTAATTAAATAACTGGGCAGTTCAGTCCACGCTATTGCTTCTTCTGGATAAACTCTATTTTGTAGCCATCGGGGTCTTCAACAAATGCAATCACGGTTGTGCCATGCTTCATCGGGCCAGCTTCCCGAGAAACCTTACCCCCCAGCTTCTTGACCTCTTCGCAGGCTTTATAAGCATCCGCCACTTCTATCGCAATATGGCCAAAAGCATTTCCCAGATCATACGTATGAGTATCCCAATTATGCGTCAGCTCAAGCACTGTATGGTCTGATTCATCCCCATATCCCACAAAAGCCAGGGTGAACTTTCCGTCAGGATAGTCTTTGCGCCGCAATTCTTTCATACCCAGCACGTTTGTATAAAAGGCTATGCTTTTGTCCAGATCGACTACCCGT
Protein-coding sequences here:
- the gloA gene encoding lactoylglutathione lyase, giving the protein MRMLHTMLRVVDLDKSIAFYTNVLGMKELRRKDYPDGKFTLAFVGYGDESDHTVLELTHNWDTHTYDLGNAFGHIAIEVADAYKACEEVKKLGGKVSREAGPMKHGTTVIAFVEDPDGYKIEFIQKKQ